A part of Haloarchaeobius sp. HME9146 genomic DNA contains:
- the panB gene encoding 3-methyl-2-oxobutanoate hydroxymethyltransferase: protein MPTTVRDVLAKSGEEPITMLTAYDAVTAEIVDERGIDMILVGDSLGNTVLGHESTLPVTVDQMASHTAAVARATENALVVADMPFLSYGHDDKESIENAGRMLKEAGAHAVKIESGPHTVELTEKMVQLGIPVQAHLGLTPQRVNQTGYARQGTSNEEAERILDLARQHEEAGAFSLVLEHVPSNVAAQVTEAIDIPTIGIGAGGDCDGQVLVVDDAVGLSDWTPSFVKEFANLREEMAGAIDQYREAVESGEFPGEEHSHVEEDLDELY, encoded by the coding sequence ATGCCAACCACGGTGCGAGACGTGCTCGCGAAGTCGGGGGAGGAGCCCATCACGATGCTCACCGCCTACGACGCGGTGACCGCCGAGATCGTCGACGAACGGGGAATCGACATGATCCTCGTCGGCGACAGCCTCGGCAACACGGTCCTCGGCCACGAATCGACCCTTCCGGTCACGGTCGACCAGATGGCGAGCCACACGGCCGCGGTCGCCCGCGCCACCGAGAACGCCCTCGTCGTCGCGGACATGCCGTTCCTCTCCTACGGCCACGACGACAAGGAGAGCATCGAGAACGCCGGGCGCATGCTCAAGGAGGCGGGCGCACACGCGGTCAAGATAGAATCCGGCCCTCACACGGTCGAACTCACCGAGAAGATGGTCCAGCTCGGCATCCCCGTCCAGGCCCACCTCGGCCTGACGCCGCAGCGCGTCAACCAGACCGGCTACGCCCGGCAGGGTACCTCGAACGAGGAGGCCGAGCGCATCCTCGACCTCGCGCGCCAGCACGAGGAAGCCGGTGCGTTCTCGCTCGTGCTCGAACACGTGCCCTCGAACGTGGCCGCGCAGGTGACCGAAGCCATCGACATCCCGACCATCGGCATCGGTGCCGGGGGCGACTGTGACGGCCAGGTGCTCGTCGTGGACGACGCGGTCGGCCTCTCGGACTGGACGCCGTCGTTCGTCAAGGAGTTCGCCAACCTCCGCGAGGAGATGGCTGGTGCAATCGACCAGTACCGCGAGGCCGTCGAATCCGGCGAGTTCCCCGGCGAGGAACACAGTCACGTCGAAGAGGACCTGGACGAACTGTACTGA
- a CDS encoding Hsp20/alpha crystallin family protein, giving the protein MHLQEFVSGSERFVRHYAYDDVHVIAADLGTLGSEATVDVAGDTVIVVPSDDHDQFEIEVPGAARAFIRNGILTIEVEVDA; this is encoded by the coding sequence ATGCACTTACAAGAATTCGTCTCTGGAAGCGAGCGGTTCGTTCGCCACTACGCTTACGACGACGTGCACGTCATCGCCGCCGACCTCGGCACCCTCGGTTCTGAGGCGACCGTGGACGTCGCCGGCGATACCGTCATCGTCGTCCCGAGCGACGACCACGACCAGTTCGAGATAGAGGTCCCCGGTGCAGCGCGAGCGTTTATCAGAAACGGCATCCTCACTATCGAAGTGGAGGTCGATGCATGA
- a CDS encoding MOSC domain-containing protein, which produces MTGTVESIHIARESGEPVESVESVEAVSGAGLRGDRYFDESGTFSDGLPRGITLIEAEALEAAERDHDFTLDPGEHRRNVTTRGVALNHLVDAEFRVGDAVCRGVELCEPCSYLESLTKEGAVSSLVHRGGLRAEIVETGTLAVGDGVTSV; this is translated from the coding sequence ATGACAGGCACGGTCGAGTCTATCCACATCGCACGCGAATCCGGCGAACCCGTCGAGTCCGTCGAATCGGTCGAGGCCGTGTCCGGTGCGGGCCTGCGCGGTGACCGCTACTTCGACGAGTCGGGGACGTTCTCGGACGGGTTGCCGCGGGGTATCACGCTCATCGAGGCCGAGGCCCTCGAAGCCGCCGAGCGCGACCACGACTTCACGCTCGACCCGGGCGAGCATCGCCGGAACGTGACCACTCGCGGCGTCGCCCTGAACCACCTCGTCGACGCGGAGTTCCGGGTCGGGGACGCGGTCTGTCGCGGTGTCGAGCTGTGCGAGCCCTGTTCGTACCTCGAATCGCTCACGAAGGAGGGCGCGGTCTCGTCGCTGGTCCACCGGGGCGGCCTGCGCGCCGAGATCGTCGAGACCGGCACGCTGGCGGTCGGCGACGGCGTCACGTCGGTGTAA
- a CDS encoding PQQ-binding-like beta-propeller repeat protein, translating to MPSRRDYCKRIALAAGGIGLAGCATTLSDRTDPAGGPGTGDEPTTPASDAGPVDWTEFGVDPGNTGFAPGNTGPGDPSVAWTGIGSKATVNCSPAVAAGSVFVGGDAVYAFDAESGERRWRYQTGTFVPCAPAAVDGVVYTAHSDGAVLALDAETGEEVWTHETNHNLWSSALTVHEGTVYVGTAGTMPAVVSGDTDESKAGLLVALDADSGDRQWRFEASDWFTGPALGDGLVFAGNEEGRFYAVDAETGQEQWRWDAETFAAPPTYHDGTVYVGLHGSGACVALDAESGEVRWRTDLGTPNVKCSPAVDGTHVYVAGKRTTGVLLGGGSESSETATTTTETTTASGPAADGNYGRLQALSVEDGSVTWTYDSEGDFRSSPAVTGDAVYVGNGDGIVSVAREDGRERWRVAFGKYVNSSPAVVEGRVYIGCSDGNLYCLADDS from the coding sequence ATGCCCTCCCGTCGCGACTACTGCAAACGAATCGCCCTCGCTGCCGGCGGTATCGGTCTCGCGGGGTGTGCAACAACCCTCTCCGACCGGACCGACCCGGCCGGCGGTCCCGGAACCGGCGACGAACCGACCACGCCAGCCAGTGACGCCGGCCCGGTCGACTGGACCGAGTTCGGCGTCGACCCGGGGAACACGGGCTTCGCACCCGGCAACACCGGCCCCGGAGACCCGTCGGTCGCGTGGACCGGCATCGGGTCGAAGGCCACGGTGAACTGTTCGCCGGCCGTCGCAGCCGGGTCGGTGTTCGTCGGCGGCGATGCTGTCTACGCGTTCGACGCCGAATCCGGCGAGCGACGCTGGCGCTACCAGACCGGGACCTTCGTCCCCTGTGCGCCGGCCGCGGTCGACGGGGTGGTCTACACCGCACACAGCGATGGGGCCGTCCTCGCCCTAGACGCGGAGACCGGCGAGGAGGTGTGGACGCACGAGACGAACCACAACCTCTGGAGCAGCGCACTCACGGTCCACGAGGGGACGGTGTACGTCGGGACCGCGGGGACCATGCCGGCAGTCGTGAGTGGTGACACCGACGAGTCGAAGGCCGGACTGTTGGTCGCGCTCGACGCCGACTCCGGCGACCGACAGTGGCGGTTCGAGGCCTCGGACTGGTTCACCGGGCCGGCCCTCGGCGACGGACTGGTTTTCGCCGGGAACGAGGAAGGGCGGTTCTACGCGGTCGACGCGGAAACTGGCCAAGAGCAGTGGCGCTGGGACGCCGAGACGTTCGCCGCACCCCCGACGTACCACGACGGGACCGTCTACGTCGGCCTCCACGGGAGCGGGGCGTGCGTCGCGCTGGACGCCGAATCCGGCGAGGTGCGGTGGCGAACCGACCTCGGCACGCCCAACGTGAAGTGCTCGCCGGCGGTCGACGGTACCCATGTCTACGTCGCCGGGAAACGCACGACCGGGGTGCTCCTGGGTGGTGGCTCGGAGTCGAGCGAGACGGCCACCACCACCACCGAGACCACGACCGCCAGCGGCCCAGCCGCCGACGGCAACTACGGCCGCCTGCAGGCGCTCTCGGTCGAGGACGGGAGCGTCACCTGGACGTACGACTCCGAGGGGGACTTCCGGTCCTCTCCCGCGGTCACCGGGGACGCGGTCTACGTCGGGAACGGTGACGGCATCGTCTCGGTCGCCCGTGAGGACGGGCGCGAGCGCTGGCGGGTCGCGTTCGGCAAGTACGTCAACTCGTCGCCGGCCGTCGTCGAGGGACGGGTCTACATCGGCTGTTCGGACGGCAACCTGTACTGTCTGGCGGACGACTCCTGA
- a CDS encoding alpha/beta fold hydrolase: MQTITHHGRTTAYEVSDRGGDGAPVMFVHGSGGTHHLWKSQSRLGDERPVVTLDLSGHGESEDIDADPGYETLSAYADDVLAVAEATDASVVVGNSLGGAIVLHVLLERDHDFDGVVLAGTGAKLAVLDDLREWLADDFDRAVEFLHDEDRLFHDPDPRLEELSIQGMRACGRAVTERDFLTCHEFDVRDEVDAIDGPALCLVGEHDYLTPPHYHEFLAEHIDDCELTVVEQAAHLAMLEQPEAFNAAVSTFCDRVEE; this comes from the coding sequence ATGCAGACTATCACGCACCACGGACGGACGACGGCGTACGAGGTATCCGACCGCGGTGGCGATGGGGCTCCGGTCATGTTCGTCCACGGCAGCGGCGGGACACATCACCTCTGGAAGTCCCAGTCACGCCTCGGCGACGAACGACCGGTGGTCACGCTCGACCTGAGCGGCCACGGCGAGAGCGAGGACATCGACGCCGACCCCGGGTACGAGACGCTCTCGGCCTACGCCGACGACGTGCTGGCCGTCGCCGAGGCGACCGACGCGAGTGTCGTCGTCGGGAACTCCCTCGGCGGTGCCATCGTCCTGCACGTCCTGCTGGAGCGCGACCACGACTTCGACGGCGTGGTGCTCGCGGGCACCGGCGCGAAGCTCGCCGTCCTCGACGACCTGCGGGAGTGGCTGGCGGACGACTTCGACCGCGCCGTCGAGTTCCTGCACGACGAGGACCGGCTGTTCCACGACCCGGACCCGCGGCTCGAAGAGCTCTCCATCCAGGGGATGCGGGCCTGTGGCCGTGCAGTGACCGAACGCGACTTCCTGACCTGCCACGAGTTCGACGTTCGCGACGAGGTCGACGCCATCGACGGTCCCGCGCTCTGTCTCGTCGGCGAACACGACTACCTGACGCCGCCGCACTACCACGAGTTCCTCGCCGAGCACATCGACGACTGCGAGCTGACGGTCGTCGAACAAGCAGCACACCTCGCGATGCTGGAGCAGCCGGAGGCGTTCAATGCGGCGGTCTCGACGTTCTGCGACAGGGTGGAAGAATAG
- a CDS encoding PAS domain S-box protein has translation MATPGSLGVLLDHTQDKIVLLDPDGEVTYANEGARRILGFDPETLVGQNAFEYLHPDDTARVRAAFERTIQNETYTETTVEYRHLTKDGSWVWLEARMSNVTDDSLDGYVVSSRCITDRIEAQRETRETTTRLEELSSTTGEVLWMFDRDWSELLFVNPAYEAVWGQPVEALESNPSVFLEQIHPDDVPAVEDAMERLSGGESVEIEFRVGPDDDYHAWLWVQGEPIFEGDEVVRVTGFCRDITDRYRRERQLYVMDNLLRHNLRNSLGVILGNAQLIEEDVPEMANRTAVIRKTGEELLASAEKEREIIDVITDTVRPRRLDVASLVAESIEILRSRFPGARIESEVANDADALVIDEFGLAVLELLENAITHNASAEPRAWVDIEQGEDTLTLCVEDDAPEIPKVEACVLTGDHEMDDIYHSSGLGLWLVYWVVELSNGKVTVDTLEGAGNRILVTVPRATTDE, from the coding sequence ATGGCGACACCCGGCTCTCTCGGCGTGTTGCTCGACCACACGCAGGACAAGATCGTCCTGCTCGACCCGGACGGGGAGGTCACGTACGCGAACGAGGGTGCGAGACGAATCCTCGGCTTCGACCCCGAGACGCTCGTCGGACAGAACGCGTTCGAGTACCTCCACCCGGACGACACAGCGCGGGTGCGAGCGGCGTTCGAGCGAACCATCCAGAACGAGACCTACACCGAGACGACGGTGGAGTACCGTCACCTGACGAAAGACGGGTCCTGGGTGTGGCTGGAGGCTCGAATGTCGAACGTCACGGACGATTCACTCGATGGGTATGTCGTGAGTTCGCGGTGTATCACCGACCGGATCGAAGCCCAGCGCGAGACCAGGGAGACCACCACCCGGCTGGAAGAACTGTCCTCGACGACCGGTGAGGTGCTGTGGATGTTCGACAGGGACTGGTCCGAACTGCTGTTCGTCAACCCGGCGTACGAGGCGGTGTGGGGCCAGCCCGTCGAGGCGCTCGAATCGAACCCGAGCGTGTTTCTCGAACAGATCCATCCCGATGACGTGCCAGCGGTCGAGGACGCGATGGAGCGCCTCTCAGGGGGCGAGTCCGTCGAGATAGAGTTCCGGGTCGGCCCGGACGATGACTATCATGCGTGGCTCTGGGTGCAGGGCGAGCCGATATTCGAGGGCGACGAGGTCGTCAGGGTGACCGGGTTCTGCCGGGACATCACGGACCGATACCGGCGAGAGCGGCAGCTGTACGTGATGGACAACCTCCTGCGGCACAACCTGCGCAACAGCCTCGGCGTCATCCTGGGGAACGCACAACTCATCGAAGAGGACGTCCCCGAGATGGCGAATCGCACCGCGGTGATTCGAAAGACGGGCGAGGAACTCCTCGCGAGCGCGGAGAAGGAACGTGAGATAATCGACGTCATCACCGACACGGTCAGGCCTCGGCGACTCGACGTCGCGAGCCTCGTCGCCGAAAGCATCGAGATACTGCGGTCCCGCTTCCCCGGGGCTCGCATCGAGTCCGAAGTCGCCAACGATGCGGACGCGCTGGTCATCGACGAGTTCGGGCTCGCCGTTCTGGAACTCCTGGAGAACGCGATAACCCACAACGCGAGTGCGGAGCCGAGAGCCTGGGTCGACATCGAACAGGGGGAGGACACCCTCACCCTGTGTGTCGAGGACGACGCACCGGAGATACCGAAGGTCGAGGCCTGCGTCCTCACGGGAGACCACGAGATGGACGACATCTACCATAGCAGCGGTCTGGGGCTGTGGCTCGTCTACTGGGTCGTGGAACTCTCGAACGGGAAGGTAACCGTCGATACGCTCGAAGGGGCCGGGAACCGTATCCTGGTGACCGTGCCGCGAGCCACGACCGACGAGTGA
- the bcp gene encoding thioredoxin-dependent thiol peroxidase has product MLDIGEEAPDFELSDQNGDSVALSDYHGQRVVLYFYPRANTEGCTTQACSFRDNWDRYEDLDIAVLGVSDDTVSDLKKFEEDHDLPVRFLSDENGEVSTVYESYGEKKMFGNTFDGVFRNTYVIDEEGTIELAYEGVDPEEHAETILADLDLD; this is encoded by the coding sequence ATGCTCGACATCGGCGAGGAGGCTCCGGACTTCGAGCTCTCCGACCAGAACGGCGATTCCGTCGCGCTTTCAGACTACCACGGCCAGCGGGTCGTCCTGTACTTCTACCCCCGGGCGAACACCGAGGGCTGCACCACGCAGGCCTGCTCGTTCCGCGACAACTGGGACCGCTACGAGGACCTCGACATCGCGGTGCTCGGCGTCAGCGACGACACCGTCTCGGACCTCAAGAAGTTCGAGGAGGACCACGACCTGCCCGTGCGGTTCCTCTCGGACGAGAACGGCGAGGTCTCGACGGTCTACGAGTCCTACGGCGAGAAGAAGATGTTCGGCAACACCTTCGACGGCGTGTTCCGGAACACGTACGTCATCGACGAAGAAGGGACCATCGAACTCGCCTACGAGGGCGTCGACCCGGAGGAGCACGCGGAGACGATTCTCGCGGACCTGGACCTCGACTGA
- a CDS encoding CDC48 family AAA ATPase: MKLTVKPLKQKDAGRGLAAIDRVSMQELDLENGDYIEISGKDNGNAVARVWPGYPEDQGQKVIRMDGRIRQQANVGIDDRVEVEKADVKPAKSVTVALPQNLRIRGNIGPLVRDKLSGQAVTGGQTVPFSLSFGPMAGSGQSVPLKIASTSPSGTVIITDSTDIQISEKPAEQISGGVSSGGREGVPNITYEDIGGLDRELDQVREMIELPMRHPELFKQLGIEPPKGVLLHGPPGTGKTLIAKAVANEIDAHFHTISGPEIMSKYYGESEEQLREVFEEAEENAPAIVFIDEIDSIASKRGEASGDVERRVVAQLLSLMDGLEERGQVTVIAATNRVDALDPALRRGGRFDREIEIGVPDKEGRLEIMQVHTRSMPLSDSVDLDQYAENTHGFVGADIESLAKEAAMNALRRIRPELDLEQEEIDAEVLENLKVTEGDFKDAMKSVKPSAMREVFVEVPDVTWNDVGGLGDTKERLRETIQWPLDYPEVFEAMDLEAARGVLMYGPPGTGKTLLAKAVANEANSNFISIKGPELLNKYVGESEKGVREVFEKARSNAPTVIFFDEIDSIATERGRHSGDSGVGERVVSQLLTELDGLEDLEDVVVIATTNRPDLIDSALLRPGRLDRHVHVPVPDEDGREKIFEVHTRNKPLADGVDLSRLAKKTEGYVGADIQAVCREASLAATREFINTVSPDDMDDSVTNVRITKEHFEHALDEVTASVTEETKERYNEIEQRFGREQPELEDRDMGRTFQ; this comes from the coding sequence ATGAAACTCACCGTCAAACCACTCAAACAGAAGGACGCGGGCCGCGGCCTCGCCGCCATCGACCGCGTCTCGATGCAGGAACTGGACCTGGAGAACGGCGATTACATCGAGATCAGTGGCAAGGATAATGGAAACGCCGTCGCCCGCGTCTGGCCCGGCTACCCCGAGGACCAGGGCCAGAAGGTCATCCGCATGGACGGTCGTATCCGCCAGCAGGCCAACGTCGGTATCGACGACCGCGTCGAGGTCGAGAAGGCCGACGTCAAGCCCGCCAAGAGCGTCACCGTCGCGCTCCCGCAGAACCTCCGTATCCGCGGGAACATCGGCCCGCTCGTCCGCGACAAGCTGAGCGGCCAGGCGGTCACGGGCGGTCAGACCGTCCCGTTCTCGCTCTCCTTTGGCCCCATGGCCGGGAGCGGCCAGTCCGTCCCGCTGAAGATCGCATCGACCAGCCCCTCCGGCACGGTCATCATCACCGACTCGACCGACATCCAGATCAGCGAGAAGCCCGCCGAGCAGATAAGCGGTGGCGTCAGTTCGGGCGGCCGTGAGGGCGTCCCGAACATCACCTACGAGGACATCGGTGGCCTCGACAGGGAGCTCGACCAGGTCCGCGAGATGATCGAGCTGCCGATGCGCCACCCCGAGCTGTTCAAGCAACTCGGCATCGAGCCGCCGAAGGGCGTCCTCCTGCACGGCCCGCCGGGCACCGGGAAGACGCTCATCGCGAAGGCCGTCGCCAACGAGATCGACGCACACTTCCACACCATCTCGGGCCCCGAGATCATGTCGAAGTACTACGGGGAGTCCGAGGAGCAACTCCGCGAGGTGTTCGAGGAGGCCGAAGAGAACGCCCCCGCCATCGTCTTCATCGACGAGATCGACTCCATCGCCTCCAAGCGCGGTGAGGCCTCCGGCGACGTGGAACGCCGCGTCGTCGCCCAGCTCCTCTCGCTGATGGACGGCCTCGAAGAACGCGGCCAGGTCACCGTCATCGCGGCGACCAACCGCGTCGACGCGCTCGACCCCGCCCTCCGCCGCGGTGGGCGCTTCGACCGCGAAATCGAGATCGGCGTCCCCGACAAGGAGGGCCGCCTCGAGATCATGCAGGTCCACACCCGCAGCATGCCGCTCTCGGACAGCGTGGACCTCGACCAGTACGCCGAGAACACCCACGGGTTCGTCGGCGCGGACATCGAGAGCCTCGCGAAGGAGGCCGCGATGAACGCGCTCCGGCGCATCCGGCCCGAACTCGACCTCGAACAGGAGGAGATCGACGCCGAGGTGCTGGAGAACCTGAAGGTCACCGAAGGCGACTTCAAGGACGCGATGAAGTCGGTCAAACCCTCGGCGATGCGTGAGGTGTTCGTCGAGGTTCCCGACGTCACGTGGAACGACGTCGGCGGGCTCGGAGACACCAAAGAACGCCTCCGCGAGACCATCCAGTGGCCGCTCGACTACCCCGAGGTGTTCGAGGCCATGGACCTCGAAGCCGCCCGCGGTGTCCTCATGTACGGCCCGCCGGGCACGGGGAAGACCCTGCTCGCGAAGGCCGTCGCCAACGAGGCCAACAGCAACTTCATCTCCATCAAGGGGCCGGAGCTGCTGAACAAGTACGTCGGCGAGTCCGAGAAGGGCGTCCGCGAGGTGTTCGAGAAGGCACGGTCGAACGCACCGACCGTCATCTTCTTCGACGAGATCGACTCCATCGCGACCGAACGTGGCCGCCACTCCGGTGACTCCGGCGTCGGCGAACGCGTCGTCTCGCAGCTCCTGACCGAACTCGACGGGCTCGAGGACCTGGAGGACGTCGTCGTCATCGCGACGACCAACCGCCCCGACCTCATCGACAGCGCACTCCTGCGCCCGGGCCGGCTCGACCGCCACGTCCACGTCCCCGTCCCCGACGAGGACGGCCGCGAGAAGATCTTCGAGGTCCACACGCGGAACAAGCCGCTCGCAGACGGTGTCGACCTCAGTCGGCTGGCGAAGAAGACCGAAGGCTACGTCGGCGCGGACATCCAGGCCGTCTGCCGCGAAGCCTCACTCGCCGCGACCCGCGAGTTCATCAACACGGTCTCACCCGACGACATGGACGACTCCGTCACCAACGTCCGCATCACCAAGGAGCACTTCGAGCACGCCCTCGACGAGGTCACCGCGAGCGTGACCGAGGAGACCAAAGAGCGCTACAACGAGATCGAACAGCGCTTCGGCCGGGAACAGCCCGAACTCGAAGACCGCGACATGGGTCGGACGTTCCAATAG